The proteins below come from a single Iocasia fonsfrigidae genomic window:
- a CDS encoding TRAP transporter large permease has translation MSPVLVLLVSFIFLLIIGVPIAFCLGISALLTAFNMGLTPLVIAQRIATGIQPFPLIAIPLFVLAGAIMSKGGVAKRIVDFAYVIVGPFRGGLAMVNCIQSMLFGGVSGSAIADISSTGPIMIPMMVKKGYDREFSTSITVASATQGIIIPPSHNMIIFAMSAGGVSIAKLFLAGYIPGIMVGLSLMIASYIIAVKRGYPREKRPPLGESLLIIKDGILSMLAAIIIVGGIAFGIFTATEASAIAVLYAAFLGIVVYREMSIRDLWPIILDSVKTISTVLFLIGSASAFGWIMTYLHVPAIVTNLFLGLTDNRVILLLLINILLVCLGMVMDVAPLIVIVTPVLLPVVQSLGLSATTFAIVLLLNLGIGLTTPPVGTGLFVGCSVGKTTMEKIAKSTIVLWPAMIIVLLLITFVPWFTTFLPSLIK, from the coding sequence ATGTCTCCAGTTTTAGTACTTCTTGTATCATTCATATTCTTATTAATAATAGGTGTTCCAATAGCATTTTGTTTAGGGATCTCAGCATTATTAACTGCTTTTAATATGGGATTAACACCTTTAGTAATAGCCCAGAGAATTGCAACTGGGATACAACCCTTTCCTTTAATTGCGATACCATTATTTGTCCTGGCTGGGGCAATAATGTCTAAGGGTGGAGTTGCCAAAAGGATTGTAGATTTTGCTTATGTAATAGTAGGACCGTTTCGTGGAGGCTTAGCAATGGTGAATTGTATTCAATCAATGTTATTTGGTGGAGTTTCAGGATCAGCTATTGCTGATATTTCTTCGACAGGTCCAATTATGATTCCGATGATGGTAAAAAAAGGATATGACAGAGAGTTTTCTACTTCGATAACAGTTGCATCTGCTACACAAGGGATTATCATCCCACCTAGCCATAATATGATAATATTTGCCATGAGTGCTGGTGGTGTATCAATTGCAAAATTATTCTTGGCAGGTTATATTCCAGGCATAATGGTTGGATTATCACTTATGATAGCTAGTTATATAATTGCTGTCAAGAGAGGCTATCCACGAGAAAAAAGACCACCATTAGGAGAATCACTTTTAATAATAAAAGATGGGATACTGAGTATGCTTGCGGCAATTATTATCGTAGGAGGTATTGCCTTTGGGATTTTTACTGCTACCGAAGCATCTGCCATTGCAGTGCTTTACGCAGCTTTTTTAGGGATTGTAGTTTATAGAGAAATGTCAATCAGAGATCTATGGCCAATTATATTAGATAGTGTTAAGACTATATCTACAGTGTTGTTTTTGATAGGGTCTGCCTCAGCCTTTGGTTGGATTATGACTTACTTGCATGTTCCGGCAATAGTAACCAATTTGTTTTTGGGTTTAACCGATAACAGGGTTATTTTATTATTGCTAATAAATATTCTGTTAGTCTGTCTTGGAATGGTGATGGATGTTGCCCCATTAATTGTCATTGTAACACCAGTTCTATTGCCAGTTGTTCAATCACTTGGTCTGAGTGCAACAACATTTGCAATAGTACTATTATTAAACCTGGGTATAGGTCTTACAACTCCACCAGTTGGTACAGGACTATTTGTCGGTTGTTCTGTAGGTAAAACGACAATGGAAAAAATAGCTAAATCAACTATTGTTTTATGGCCAGCTATGATTATTGTACTATTATTAATCACATTTGTTCCTTGGTTTACTACATTTTTACCTAGTTTAATAAAGTAA
- the kduD gene encoding 2-dehydro-3-deoxy-D-gluconate 5-dehydrogenase KduD yields the protein MILNDFKLDGKVAIVTGCSRPNGLGFGMAEALAEAGADIVGVGPSDMSATKTQIESIGKSFLEVNADLKSTDAIDEIVNKTLDVFGKIDILVNNSGTIRRNEVIDFSEKDWDDVMNINLKSLFFLSQKVAKVFIDKDEGGKIINTASMLSFQGGLFVPSYTASKHGVAGITKSMANEWAKYNINVNAIAPGYMATDNTASLREDKERSQSILARIPAGRWGTNDDLKGLVVFLASPASAYINGYVIAVDGGWLAS from the coding sequence ATGATTCTAAATGATTTTAAGCTTGATGGTAAGGTGGCGATAGTTACAGGTTGTTCAAGGCCAAATGGTTTAGGTTTTGGTATGGCTGAGGCACTTGCAGAGGCAGGAGCAGATATTGTTGGTGTAGGACCAAGTGATATGTCAGCAACTAAAACGCAGATTGAATCTATTGGCAAATCATTTCTCGAAGTGAATGCAGATTTAAAGTCTACAGATGCAATAGATGAAATAGTAAATAAAACCCTTGATGTATTTGGCAAAATTGATATATTGGTTAATAACTCTGGTACTATCAGACGTAATGAGGTAATAGATTTTTCAGAAAAAGATTGGGATGATGTAATGAATATAAATTTGAAGAGTTTATTCTTTTTATCGCAAAAAGTGGCCAAGGTGTTTATAGATAAAGATGAAGGTGGTAAGATTATAAATACTGCCTCTATGTTATCTTTTCAGGGCGGTTTATTTGTTCCTTCATACACAGCAAGTAAGCATGGTGTAGCAGGTATTACCAAGAGTATGGCCAATGAATGGGCAAAATATAATATAAATGTAAATGCTATAGCACCTGGATATATGGCAACAGATAATACTGCTTCTTTAAGAGAAGACAAAGAAAGGAGTCAGTCAATTTTAGCAAGGATACCGGCAGGTAGATGGGGTACCAATGATGATTTGAAAGGATTGGTTGTATTTCTGGCCTCTCCTGCTTCTGCTTATATTAATGGTTATGTGATTGCGGTTGATGGTGGTTGGTTGGCAAGTTAA
- a CDS encoding zinc-dependent alcohol dehydrogenase: MKAAVLTDWEKIEVKDVAKPEIDDGECLIKVSYAGVCGSDVHIYGGHHPTAQAPVILGHEFVGIVKEIKDSSCDIKVGDRVVVEPLISCGICEACREGNWHVCKELKLLGIHSNGGFAEYVKVAVDKVIKVSPNLTDHAAALTEPFAVGFHVNQRAGMKNGDKVLVIGAGPIGLIVGMVAKISGASEVVFSEINLDRIKQIKSFFENVINPKEGDEIAKANEITNNQGFDVVYEVSGTEAGLSLAAQACRIRGTIVPVGFPNDIPKFDMLKVIFKELNIVGSRVYSFDHFRKTVDMLDKIVKNELFDLEKLVSEIYQIEDLEKAIKVMQEGKNLGKILIEC; the protein is encoded by the coding sequence ATGAAAGCTGCAGTATTAACAGATTGGGAGAAAATAGAAGTTAAGGATGTGGCCAAACCAGAAATCGATGATGGTGAATGCTTAATAAAAGTTTCATATGCAGGAGTTTGCGGTTCTGATGTCCATATATATGGTGGACATCATCCAACTGCTCAAGCACCAGTTATTTTAGGACATGAGTTCGTTGGTATTGTTAAAGAAATAAAAGACAGTTCCTGTGATATTAAAGTAGGTGACAGAGTAGTTGTTGAACCTTTGATTAGTTGTGGTATTTGTGAAGCCTGTAGGGAAGGCAACTGGCATGTATGCAAAGAATTAAAATTACTAGGGATACATAGTAATGGGGGATTTGCCGAATATGTTAAAGTAGCAGTAGATAAGGTAATAAAAGTAAGCCCAAATTTAACGGATCATGCTGCTGCTTTAACTGAACCATTCGCAGTTGGTTTTCATGTAAATCAAAGGGCTGGCATGAAAAATGGAGATAAAGTATTAGTGATTGGTGCTGGTCCAATAGGGTTGATAGTAGGAATGGTTGCTAAAATTAGTGGTGCTTCAGAAGTAGTTTTTTCAGAAATAAATCTTGATAGAATCAAACAAATTAAATCTTTTTTTGAAAATGTTATTAATCCTAAGGAAGGGGACGAAATAGCAAAAGCAAATGAAATAACTAACAATCAAGGTTTTGATGTGGTTTATGAAGTTTCTGGGACAGAAGCTGGTTTGTCTTTGGCAGCCCAAGCATGTAGGATAAGGGGAACGATTGTTCCTGTTGGATTTCCAAATGATATTCCTAAATTTGATATGTTAAAAGTTATTTTTAAGGAATTAAATATAGTTGGTAGTCGTGTTTACAGTTTTGATCACTTTAGAAAAACAGTAGATATGTTAGATAAGATTGTAAAAAATGAATTATTTGATTTGGAAAAATTAGTTAGTGAAATATATCAAATAGAAGATTTAGAGAAGGCCATTAAAGTTATGCAGGAAGGTAAAAATCTAGGAAAAATATTAATAGAATGTTAA
- a CDS encoding IclR family transcriptional regulator, which translates to MKNKKPQQLVQSLDRAIDVIEKLVESNKSMGVTELSDSLGLHKSTVYRLLATLGYRGYVEQDDYNQYKVGLKLFEIGGLVLNSLDLREQIKPYLKRLREETRETVHLGIMDETEVVYIDKEETSETIRMYSRIGRRVPAHCTSLGKVILAYSKPDLINKVVKNGLTGCTDKTIIGENQFRKHIKEVFEQGYAIDDEEHRVGIRCISGPIFNFNQDVIASFSISAPINRMTHERIDELAEVVHRYTKQISAAFGYKQK; encoded by the coding sequence ATGAAAAACAAAAAACCTCAACAATTAGTGCAGTCACTTGATAGGGCAATAGATGTTATAGAAAAACTGGTAGAGTCTAATAAAAGTATGGGAGTAACTGAATTAAGTGATAGTCTAGGCCTACATAAGAGTACAGTCTATCGCTTGTTAGCAACTCTCGGCTACAGGGGATATGTCGAACAGGATGATTATAATCAGTATAAAGTAGGGTTAAAACTATTTGAAATAGGTGGCCTGGTTTTAAACAGCCTGGATTTACGCGAACAGATTAAACCATATTTAAAGAGGTTGCGTGAAGAGACTAGAGAAACTGTACACCTTGGTATTATGGATGAAACAGAAGTAGTCTATATTGATAAAGAAGAGACATCTGAAACAATAAGAATGTATTCGAGAATAGGTAGGCGTGTTCCTGCTCACTGTACTAGTCTTGGTAAGGTTATTTTGGCTTATTCTAAACCAGATTTAATAAATAAGGTTGTTAAGAATGGTTTAACGGGATGTACAGATAAAACTATTATTGGTGAAAATCAGTTTAGAAAACATATTAAAGAGGTTTTTGAGCAGGGATATGCTATTGATGATGAAGAACATAGGGTGGGGATTAGATGTATTAGTGGACCTATTTTCAATTTTAACCAGGATGTAATAGCCTCTTTTAGTATTTCTGCCCCTATTAATAGAATGACCCATGAAAGAATTGATGAACTGGCAGAAGTTGTTCATAGATATACTAAACAAATTTCGGCAGCTTTTGGCTACAAACAAAAATAA
- a CDS encoding FAD-dependent oxidoreductase has product MNKVNNINIEVYSKKWCPYCRKAKAFLKSKGFSFFEYDVGEEGRLAEMEERTGKKSVPQILIDDYHVGGYNDLIEMENSGRLNELLGIKGNDYSQRLWELIIVGAGPAGLNAALYAARKGIEVLLLTEDLGGQVIDTNGIDNYIGKRETNGSQLINDFWEHIQQYDIATIVGEKANEIKAMQGEHRVISNNNREYKARTIIIASGAQKRHLGMKQEYVLTGRGVHYCAVCDGYLYAGRPVAVVGGGNSGLEASLDLAKMDCDVSLIEIQNELMGDQYLQEQIEKNDNIRVYKGTQVKKIKGEEKLESVVIKDNKTAEEKELSIDALFIEIGLVANSDFLNGMVGTNERKEIIINENNETDVEGIWAAGDVTNIKDKQIIIAAAEGAKAALRVNEYLK; this is encoded by the coding sequence ATGAATAAAGTGAATAATATTAATATTGAGGTTTATTCTAAAAAATGGTGTCCCTATTGTAGAAAAGCTAAGGCCTTTCTTAAGAGTAAAGGGTTTTCTTTTTTTGAATATGATGTGGGAGAAGAAGGCAGATTAGCTGAGATGGAAGAGCGTACTGGTAAGAAATCCGTGCCGCAAATATTAATTGATGATTATCATGTTGGTGGTTATAATGATTTAATAGAAATGGAAAATTCAGGTAGATTAAATGAGCTTTTGGGAATAAAGGGTAATGATTATTCCCAGCGCTTATGGGAGCTTATTATTGTTGGGGCAGGACCGGCTGGGCTAAATGCTGCCTTATATGCTGCCAGAAAGGGTATAGAAGTTCTGCTTTTAACAGAAGACCTTGGTGGACAGGTAATTGATACTAATGGAATTGATAATTATATCGGCAAAAGGGAAACAAATGGTTCTCAATTGATCAATGATTTCTGGGAACATATTCAGCAGTATGATATTGCAACAATAGTTGGCGAAAAAGCAAATGAAATTAAAGCTATGCAAGGCGAACATAGGGTAATAAGCAATAACAACAGGGAATATAAAGCCAGAACAATCATTATTGCCAGCGGGGCCCAAAAACGCCATCTAGGGATGAAGCAGGAATATGTCCTGACTGGTAGAGGTGTTCATTATTGTGCAGTCTGTGATGGCTATCTCTACGCTGGTAGACCGGTAGCAGTTGTTGGTGGTGGAAATTCTGGTCTGGAGGCCAGCCTTGATCTGGCTAAAATGGATTGTGATGTTTCTTTAATAGAAATTCAGAATGAATTAATGGGTGACCAGTACCTACAGGAACAGATTGAAAAAAATGATAATATCAGGGTTTACAAAGGGACACAGGTTAAAAAAATAAAAGGAGAAGAAAAACTGGAGTCTGTTGTCATTAAAGATAATAAAACAGCTGAAGAAAAAGAACTAAGCATAGATGCATTATTTATAGAGATCGGGTTGGTGGCTAATTCGGATTTTCTTAATGGAATGGTAGGAACTAATGAGAGGAAAGAGATTATTATTAATGAAAATAATGAGACAGATGTAGAGGGTATCTGGGCAGCAGGGGATGTAACAAATATAAAGGATAAGCAGATTATAATTGCTGCTGCTGAAGGGGCTAAAGCTGCCCTCCGTGTTAATGAATATCTTAAGTAA
- a CDS encoding DeoR/GlpR family DNA-binding transcription regulator — translation MLAEERRQEILRLLDNKDSVHVSDLSKILDVTEETIRRDLDVLDKKKLLKRIHGGAVPLVSNSKNELNFNIRQNKKIKEKKQIAAKAIELIEEGDTIFLDASSTSLFLARELKKTQNITVVTNSIRIIFELSDLNNITVISTGGILRPNSLSFVGPLANETLKKYFADKIFASCKGIAVDYGATDSNELEIEVKQNMIKQSKKVIILSDHSKVNEIGLTQFASIEEIDTLITDELVDKNSLKNFEEAGLTVL, via the coding sequence ATGTTGGCTGAAGAAAGAAGACAGGAAATACTAAGGCTTTTAGACAATAAAGATAGTGTTCATGTTTCAGACCTGAGTAAAATACTTGATGTCACAGAAGAGACTATCAGACGTGACCTTGATGTTCTAGATAAAAAGAAATTGCTCAAGAGGATACATGGTGGGGCAGTACCACTGGTCAGTAACAGTAAAAATGAACTCAATTTTAATATCAGACAAAATAAAAAAATAAAAGAAAAAAAACAAATAGCAGCTAAAGCTATTGAACTTATTGAAGAGGGTGATACTATCTTTCTTGATGCCAGTAGTACATCTTTGTTTCTGGCCAGAGAACTTAAGAAAACACAGAATATAACAGTAGTAACTAATTCTATTAGAATAATCTTTGAATTATCTGATCTGAATAACATTACTGTCATTTCAACAGGTGGTATCTTAAGGCCTAACTCCCTTTCCTTTGTAGGACCTCTGGCAAACGAAACCTTAAAAAAATACTTTGCTGATAAAATATTTGCCTCCTGTAAAGGGATTGCTGTAGATTATGGGGCTACTGATTCTAATGAATTGGAAATAGAGGTAAAACAGAATATGATCAAACAGTCCAAAAAAGTCATTATTTTGTCTGACCACAGTAAAGTAAATGAGATCGGCTTGACACAGTTTGCTTCTATAGAAGAGATTGATACCCTGATTACTGATGAGCTAGTTGATAAAAACAGCCTAAAAAACTTTGAAGAAGCCGGCCTAACTGTCCTCTAA